The following proteins come from a genomic window of Sphaerisporangium rubeum:
- a CDS encoding ATP-binding cassette domain-containing protein: MSTPTPPDPAEPPLAVELEGITKRFPGVVANRDIRLSVRRGHVHAVVGENGAGKSTLMKILYGMQHPDEGVIRVEGKPVTFRSPADAIAAGIGMVHQHFMLADNLTVLENIILGSEPRRGLGIDFAAARRKIKEISDAYGLGVSPDTLVEDLGVGARQRVEILKVLYRGARILILDEPTAVLVPQEVDELFDNLRGLVREGLTIIFISHKLDEVLSVADAITVIRRGTTVASVLPADVTARRLAELMVGSELPSPETRESTVTDEVALAVRGLTVRGADGRAVVRDVSFDIHKGEVLGIAGVEGNGQAELVEAIMGMRSAEGVVTLGGDDISHWPTLRRREGGIGYIPEDRQRHGLLLASPLWENRILGHQTRRPNVRGPWIDRAGARADTQRIVDAYDVRTPGIDVDAGALSGGNQQKLIVGREMSGDPVVLIASHPTRGVDVGAQAAIWDHLRAARAAGLAVLLISADLDELIGLSDSLKVLLRGQVVADVDPAGVTPELLGSAMTGAGDHDAVPARDQDAVPAGDHDAVPAGDQDGPSAPSAGRAGETPAGEGA; encoded by the coding sequence ATCAGCACCCCGACACCCCCGGATCCCGCAGAGCCTCCGCTCGCCGTCGAGCTGGAAGGCATCACCAAGCGGTTCCCCGGCGTCGTCGCCAACCGTGACATCCGCCTGAGCGTGCGGCGCGGCCACGTGCACGCCGTCGTGGGGGAGAACGGCGCGGGCAAGTCGACGCTCATGAAGATCCTCTACGGCATGCAGCACCCCGACGAGGGGGTGATCCGCGTCGAGGGGAAGCCCGTGACGTTCCGCTCCCCGGCCGACGCCATCGCCGCGGGGATCGGCATGGTGCACCAGCACTTCATGCTCGCCGACAACCTCACGGTCCTTGAGAACATCATCCTCGGCAGCGAGCCGCGCCGCGGGCTCGGCATCGACTTCGCCGCCGCGCGCCGGAAGATCAAGGAGATCTCCGACGCGTACGGCCTCGGCGTGTCCCCCGACACGCTGGTGGAGGACCTCGGTGTCGGGGCCAGGCAGCGCGTCGAGATCCTCAAGGTGCTCTACCGAGGCGCGCGCATCCTGATCCTGGACGAGCCCACCGCCGTGCTGGTGCCGCAGGAGGTCGACGAGCTGTTCGACAACCTGCGCGGACTGGTGCGCGAGGGCCTCACCATCATCTTCATCTCGCACAAGCTCGACGAGGTGCTGTCGGTGGCCGACGCCATCACGGTGATCAGGCGCGGCACGACCGTGGCGAGCGTGCTGCCGGCGGACGTCACCGCGCGCCGGCTCGCCGAGCTGATGGTCGGCAGCGAGCTGCCGAGCCCGGAGACCCGCGAGTCCACCGTCACCGACGAGGTGGCGCTCGCCGTGCGCGGCCTGACGGTACGCGGCGCCGACGGACGCGCGGTGGTGCGCGACGTGTCGTTCGACATCCACAAGGGCGAGGTGCTCGGCATCGCCGGGGTCGAGGGCAACGGACAGGCCGAGCTGGTCGAGGCCATCATGGGGATGCGGTCCGCCGAAGGGGTCGTCACGCTCGGCGGCGACGACATCTCCCACTGGCCGACGCTGCGCAGGCGCGAAGGCGGCATCGGGTACATCCCCGAGGACCGCCAGCGCCACGGCCTGCTGCTCGCCTCCCCGCTGTGGGAGAACCGCATCCTCGGTCACCAGACCCGCAGGCCCAACGTCCGCGGCCCGTGGATCGACCGGGCCGGGGCCCGCGCCGACACCCAGCGCATCGTGGACGCCTACGACGTGCGCACCCCCGGCATCGACGTGGACGCCGGCGCGCTGTCCGGCGGCAACCAGCAGAAACTCATCGTGGGCCGCGAGATGAGCGGCGATCCTGTGGTGCTCATCGCGTCCCACCCGACACGAGGCGTGGACGTCGGCGCTCAGGCCGCCATCTGGGACCACCTGCGCGCGGCACGCGCGGCCGGCCTCGCCGTCCTGCTGATCTCGGCGGACCTGGACGAGCTGATCGGCCTGTCGGACTCCCTGAAGGTCCTGCTGCGCGGCCAGGTGGTCGCGGACGTGGACCCGGCGGGGGTCACCCCGGAACTGCTCGGCTCCGCCATGACCGGCGCGGGGGACCACGACGCCGTTCCGGCGCGGGACCAGGACGCCGTTCCGGCCGGGGATCACGACGCCGTTCCGGCCGGGGACCAGGACGGGCCATCGGCACCATCAGCGGGACGGGCCGGCGAGACGCCGGCCGGGGAGGGCGCATGA
- a CDS encoding ABC transporter permease, with translation MSSSFTDRLLGRVRLGGLLALAAPLLAIVFAGLVTSIILVLTGNPPLHTLFLLVDYGSQPRTVVNIVNLATTYYISALAVAIGFRMNLFNIGVDGQYRLAALLAAAVGGALVLPPVLHVAVTVLVAVAVGGLWASIAGLLKVTRGVSEVISTIMLNAIATGFGAWLLTTDRLAVAVSGSNNIGTKPIPESGQFPGFAIVPGTQAKVFGFIVVAALLGIAYHVLFNRTRFGFDLRATGASESAAVASGVNVKRMVLLTMIISGAVAGLVGMPQLLGASYSYSLDFPTGLGFTGIAIALLGRNNPAGIAVGALLWSFLDNSSDILDLEGIPKETVIIMQGTIVLSVIIAYELVHRYRMTAEQRRVSRQLSAGTPAEGAVA, from the coding sequence ATGAGTTCCTCGTTCACCGACCGGCTGCTCGGCCGGGTGCGGCTCGGCGGGCTGCTGGCGCTCGCGGCGCCGTTGCTCGCCATCGTGTTCGCCGGGCTGGTGACCTCGATCATCCTGGTGCTCACCGGCAACCCGCCGCTGCACACCCTGTTCCTCCTGGTCGACTACGGTTCCCAGCCCCGCACGGTCGTCAACATCGTCAACCTGGCGACCACGTACTACATCTCCGCGCTCGCCGTGGCGATCGGGTTCCGCATGAACCTCTTCAACATCGGCGTGGACGGCCAGTACCGCCTGGCGGCCCTGCTCGCGGCGGCGGTCGGCGGCGCGCTGGTGCTCCCGCCGGTGCTCCACGTCGCGGTCACGGTCCTCGTGGCGGTGGCGGTCGGCGGCCTGTGGGCCTCCATCGCGGGCCTGCTCAAGGTGACCCGAGGCGTCAGCGAGGTCATCTCCACGATCATGCTGAACGCCATCGCGACCGGGTTCGGCGCGTGGCTGCTCACCACCGACCGACTGGCGGTCGCGGTGTCGGGGAGCAACAACATCGGCACCAAGCCGATCCCCGAGTCCGGCCAGTTCCCCGGGTTCGCGATCGTCCCCGGCACGCAGGCCAAGGTGTTCGGCTTCATCGTGGTCGCCGCTCTGCTGGGGATCGCCTACCACGTGCTGTTCAACCGGACGCGGTTCGGCTTCGACCTGCGGGCCACCGGCGCGTCGGAGTCGGCGGCCGTGGCGAGCGGCGTCAACGTCAAGCGCATGGTGCTGCTCACCATGATCATCTCAGGTGCGGTGGCCGGTCTGGTCGGCATGCCGCAGCTGCTCGGCGCGTCCTACTCCTACAGCCTGGACTTCCCGACCGGGCTCGGCTTCACCGGCATCGCCATCGCGCTGCTCGGCCGCAACAACCCGGCCGGCATCGCCGTCGGCGCGTTGCTGTGGAGCTTCCTGGACAACTCCTCGGACATCCTCGACCTCGAAGGCATCCCCAAGGAGACCGTGATCATCATGCAGGGCACCATCGTGCTCTCGGTCATCATCGCCTACGAGCTGGTCCACCGGTACCGCATGACCGCCGAGCAACGCCGGGTGAGCCGTCAGCTCTCGGCCGGCACCCCCGCGGAAGGAGCCGTCGCGTGA
- a CDS encoding ABC transporter permease codes for MTAVSEVTAAPPAPPSRRLAFGWRAALLGVLALLVMMSVARVVTGANDITSAGTIGAALGLAVPIGLAALGGLWSERAGVVNIGLEGMMILGTWCGAWGALTFGTPWAGVVAGALGGALGGLLHAVVTVTFGVDHIISGVAINILGLGVTQYLSKLVFSNMSGGGETQSPRIPSIDTVGIPGIGDGLRSLETTHTFLIADLAGVLRGITQNVSLFTLVAILLVPLSFYVLWRTSFGLRLRACGERPVAAESLGVNVYYYKYLAVLISGAFAGLGGAFLSIVAAGIYREGQTGGRGFIGLAAMIFGNWRPGGLAGGALLFGYTDALQLRQGGTSVHALLLVVAMLLAAFAVFQLVKQGRARAALISGVFAVAVFAVFMVTDTVAEQFTSFTPHLTTLLVLSLASQRLRMPAADGLPYRKGQAK; via the coding sequence GTGACCGCCGTCTCCGAGGTCACCGCCGCGCCGCCGGCGCCGCCGTCCCGCCGCCTGGCGTTCGGCTGGCGTGCCGCGCTGCTCGGCGTGCTCGCTCTGCTCGTCATGATGTCGGTGGCCCGTGTGGTCACCGGCGCCAACGACATCACCTCGGCCGGCACGATCGGCGCCGCGCTCGGCCTCGCCGTGCCGATCGGCCTCGCCGCGCTCGGTGGTCTGTGGTCCGAACGCGCCGGCGTGGTCAACATCGGCCTCGAAGGCATGATGATCCTCGGCACCTGGTGCGGCGCGTGGGGTGCGCTGACGTTCGGCACCCCGTGGGCCGGCGTGGTCGCCGGTGCGCTCGGCGGCGCGCTCGGCGGGCTGCTGCACGCCGTCGTCACCGTGACCTTCGGCGTCGACCACATCATTTCCGGTGTCGCCATCAACATCCTCGGGCTCGGCGTCACGCAGTACCTGTCCAAACTGGTGTTCAGCAACATGAGCGGCGGCGGCGAGACGCAGTCCCCGCGCATCCCGTCCATCGACACCGTCGGCATCCCCGGCATCGGGGACGGGTTGCGCAGCCTGGAGACCACCCACACGTTCCTGATCGCCGACCTCGCCGGAGTGCTGCGGGGCATAACCCAGAACGTGTCGCTGTTCACGCTGGTCGCGATCCTGCTGGTGCCGCTCAGCTTCTACGTGCTGTGGCGCACCTCGTTCGGCCTGCGGCTGCGCGCGTGCGGCGAGCGTCCCGTGGCGGCCGAGTCGCTCGGCGTCAACGTCTACTACTACAAGTACCTCGCGGTGCTGATCTCCGGCGCGTTCGCCGGGCTCGGCGGCGCGTTCCTGTCCATCGTGGCCGCCGGCATCTACCGTGAGGGCCAGACCGGTGGCCGCGGCTTCATCGGCCTCGCCGCCATGATCTTCGGCAACTGGCGGCCGGGTGGCCTGGCCGGCGGCGCGCTGCTGTTCGGGTACACCGACGCGCTCCAACTGCGCCAAGGCGGCACGTCGGTGCACGCGCTGCTGCTGGTGGTCGCCATGCTGCTCGCGGCGTTCGCGGTGTTCCAGCTCGTCAAGCAGGGCCGGGCCCGCGCGGCGCTGATCAGTGGTGTGTTCGCGGTCGCGGTGTTCGCGGTGTTCATGGTGACCGACACGGTCGCCGAGCAGTTCACCTCGTTCACCCCCCACCTGACCACGCTGCTGGTGCTGTCGCTCGCCTCGCAGCGGCTGCGCATGCCGGCCGCCGACGGACTGCCGTACCGGAAGGGACAGGCCAAGTGA
- a CDS encoding cytidine deaminase gives MTPDWDALREAAVEAMGHAYAPYSKFPVGAAALVDDGRIVTGCNVENASYGLSLCAECGLVSALHASGGGTLVAFTCVDGHGELLMPCGRCRQLLYENGGPELLVETPEGPWRMADVLPFAFGPENLSRD, from the coding sequence GTGACCCCTGACTGGGACGCGCTGCGTGAGGCCGCCGTCGAGGCGATGGGCCACGCGTACGCGCCGTACTCGAAGTTCCCCGTCGGCGCCGCGGCGCTCGTCGACGACGGCCGGATCGTGACCGGCTGCAACGTCGAGAACGCGTCCTACGGCCTGTCGCTGTGCGCCGAGTGCGGCCTCGTGTCCGCGCTGCACGCCTCAGGCGGCGGCACGCTGGTGGCGTTCACCTGCGTGGACGGCCACGGCGAGCTGCTCATGCCGTGCGGACGCTGCCGCCAGCTGCTGTACGAGAACGGCGGGCCGGAGCTGCTCGTGGAGACCCCCGAGGGGCCGTGGCGCATGGCCGACGTGCTGCCGTTCGCCTTCGGCCCCGAGAATTTGTCCCGCGACTGA
- a CDS encoding thymidine phosphorylase, translating into MDAIDVITTKRDRHELSAEQIAWVVDAYTRGQVAEEQMASLAMAILLNGMSREEIRRWTQAMIDSGSRMDWSSLDRPTTDKHSTGGVGDKITLPLAPLVASCGAYVPQLSGRGLGHTGGTLDKLESIPGWRASLSNDEMLDVLRTAGAVVCAAGDGLAPADKKLYALRDVTGTVESIPLIASSIMSKKIAEGTGALVLDVKVGSGAFMKNLDHARELARTMVDLGTDHGVTTVALLTAMDRPLGLAVGHALEVEESVEVLSGGGPADVVELTVRLAREMLDAAGISGKDPADALKDGSAMDAWRRMISAQGGDPDAPLPTAPETTRVTAPATGVLSRLDAYKVGVAAWRLGAGRARKEDTVSASAGITLHAKPGDHVEKGSPLLTLHTEDAARFPRALATLEDAYAVGDAADPSLLPLIIDRVTA; encoded by the coding sequence ATGGACGCGATCGACGTCATCACCACCAAGCGGGACCGCCACGAGCTGTCGGCCGAGCAGATCGCGTGGGTGGTGGACGCCTACACGCGCGGCCAGGTGGCCGAGGAGCAGATGGCGTCGCTCGCCATGGCGATCCTGCTCAACGGCATGAGCCGCGAGGAGATCCGCCGGTGGACCCAGGCGATGATCGATTCGGGGTCGCGCATGGACTGGTCGTCACTGGACCGGCCCACCACCGACAAGCACTCCACCGGCGGCGTCGGCGACAAGATCACCTTGCCGCTCGCGCCGCTGGTGGCGTCCTGCGGCGCGTACGTGCCGCAACTGTCGGGCCGCGGGCTCGGCCACACCGGCGGCACGCTGGACAAGCTGGAGTCGATCCCCGGGTGGCGCGCGTCGCTGTCCAACGACGAGATGCTCGACGTGCTGCGCACGGCCGGCGCGGTGGTGTGCGCCGCCGGTGACGGACTCGCCCCCGCCGACAAGAAGCTGTACGCGCTGCGCGACGTCACCGGGACGGTGGAGTCGATCCCGCTGATCGCGTCGTCCATCATGTCCAAGAAGATCGCCGAAGGCACCGGCGCGCTCGTGCTCGACGTCAAGGTCGGCTCCGGCGCCTTCATGAAGAACCTCGACCACGCGCGCGAGCTGGCCCGCACCATGGTGGACCTCGGCACCGACCACGGTGTCACCACGGTCGCGCTGCTCACCGCCATGGACCGGCCTCTCGGCCTCGCCGTCGGTCACGCGCTGGAGGTCGAGGAGTCGGTCGAGGTCCTGTCCGGCGGCGGCCCCGCCGACGTCGTGGAGCTGACCGTCCGCCTGGCTCGCGAGATGCTCGACGCCGCCGGCATCTCAGGCAAGGACCCGGCCGACGCGCTCAAGGACGGCTCCGCGATGGACGCCTGGCGCCGCATGATCAGCGCGCAGGGTGGCGACCCCGACGCGCCTCTTCCCACGGCCCCCGAGACCACGCGGGTCACCGCTCCGGCCACCGGTGTCCTGTCCCGGCTGGACGCCTACAAGGTCGGCGTGGCCGCCTGGCGGCTCGGCGCCGGTCGCGCGCGCAAGGAGGACACGGTCTCGGCCTCCGCCGGCATCACGCTGCACGCCAAGCCGGGGGACCACGTGGAGAAGGGCAGCCCGCTGCTGACCTTGCACACCGAGGACGCGGCCCGCTTCCCCCGCGCGCTCGCGACCCTTGAGGACGCCTACGCGGTGGGTGACGCCGCCGACCCGTCGCTGCTGCCGCTGATCATCGACCGCGTCACGGCCTGA
- a CDS encoding MarR family winged helix-turn-helix transcriptional regulator: MDDVDVVASWRELLARHAVTWCALERELGDKHDLGVSEFEVLDHMCESESGKHRVQELADVVHLSQSALSRLISRLEKAGLVCRDMCVQDRRGVYVTITDAGRARHAEALPTHRAVLRAKAPVHH, encoded by the coding sequence ATGGACGACGTCGATGTGGTCGCGTCCTGGCGCGAGCTGCTCGCCAGGCACGCCGTGACCTGGTGCGCTCTGGAGCGTGAGCTCGGCGACAAACACGACCTCGGAGTCAGCGAGTTCGAGGTCCTCGACCACATGTGCGAGTCCGAGAGCGGCAAACACCGCGTCCAGGAGCTCGCCGACGTGGTCCACCTGAGCCAGAGCGCGCTGTCCCGCCTCATCTCACGCCTGGAGAAGGCCGGTCTCGTCTGCCGCGACATGTGCGTGCAGGACCGCCGCGGCGTCTACGTCACCATCACCGACGCCGGCCGCGCGCGCCACGCCGAAGCCCTCCCCACCCACCGCGCGGTGCTGCGCGCCAAGGCGCCGGTCCACCACTGA
- a CDS encoding MFS transporter — protein MNLSSHTGRWDARLWGALTVLCAVIFLDALDVSMVGVALPSIQADLGLSTSTLQWVVSGYVLGYGGLLLLGGRAADLLGRRRVFLTALGVFAVASLLGGLVDDGGLLIAARFVKGISAAFTAPAALSIITTTFAEGPARNRALSIFTASGASGFSLGLVLSGLLTEIGWRWTFLMPVPVAVIALVAALPLLPRHSGEQRATGGYDLAGAATITFGMLLLVFAVVRAPETGWGSVTTIGTLAAAVALLAVFVVIETRVRHPLVRFGILRSGPLVRANLGLVVLFGSYVAFQFVAMQYFQNLLGWSALHTALVFLPAGLIVAVTSTKMGDLADRFGTARLIVIGSASLAAGYGVFLFAGPAPSLGLLLPGMALIGVSFALTFPSLNIQATAGVADDEQGLASGLLNTSGQVGGALILAVVTAVATAGGGAVTMAAIRPSFALCAAVALAGLGIAVTGVLRARTTAATPVPEPVREVVEAV, from the coding sequence ATGAACCTCTCGTCTCACACCGGACGCTGGGACGCGCGCCTGTGGGGTGCGCTCACCGTGCTCTGCGCTGTGATCTTCCTCGACGCGCTCGATGTCTCGATGGTGGGAGTGGCGCTGCCGTCGATCCAAGCCGACCTCGGCCTGTCCACCTCGACGCTCCAATGGGTCGTCAGCGGCTACGTGCTCGGGTACGGCGGCCTGCTGCTCCTCGGCGGCCGTGCCGCGGACCTGCTCGGCCGCCGCCGCGTGTTCCTCACGGCGCTCGGGGTCTTCGCCGTCGCGTCCCTGCTCGGCGGGCTCGTCGACGACGGTGGCCTGCTCATCGCCGCCAGGTTCGTCAAAGGCATCAGCGCCGCGTTCACCGCGCCTGCCGCGCTGTCCATCATCACCACGACGTTCGCCGAAGGTCCCGCGCGCAACCGCGCGCTCAGCATCTTCACCGCCAGCGGCGCCAGCGGCTTCTCCCTCGGCCTCGTGCTGTCGGGCCTGCTCACCGAGATCGGCTGGCGCTGGACGTTCCTGATGCCGGTCCCCGTCGCCGTCATCGCACTGGTCGCGGCCCTGCCGCTGCTGCCGCGCCACTCGGGGGAGCAGCGCGCCACCGGCGGGTACGACCTGGCCGGCGCCGCCACCATCACGTTCGGCATGCTGCTGCTGGTGTTCGCCGTCGTCCGCGCACCCGAGACCGGCTGGGGATCGGTCACCACGATCGGCACGCTCGCCGCCGCCGTCGCGCTGCTCGCCGTGTTCGTCGTCATCGAGACGCGGGTCAGGCACCCCCTCGTGCGGTTCGGCATCCTGCGCTCCGGGCCGCTGGTGCGGGCCAACCTCGGGCTCGTGGTGCTGTTCGGGTCGTACGTCGCCTTCCAGTTCGTCGCCATGCAGTACTTCCAGAACCTGCTCGGCTGGTCGGCGCTGCACACCGCGCTCGTGTTCCTTCCCGCCGGCCTCATCGTCGCCGTGACGTCCACCAAGATGGGGGACCTCGCCGACCGGTTCGGCACCGCGCGGCTCATCGTCATCGGGTCGGCGTCCCTGGCCGCCGGGTACGGCGTGTTCCTGTTCGCCGGTCCCGCGCCGAGCCTCGGCCTGCTGCTCCCCGGCATGGCGCTGATCGGCGTCTCGTTCGCCCTGACCTTCCCCTCGCTCAACATCCAGGCCACCGCCGGGGTGGCCGACGACGAACAGGGGCTCGCGTCCGGGCTGCTCAACACCTCAGGTCAGGTCGGCGGGGCACTGATCCTCGCGGTCGTGACCGCCGTGGCGACCGCCGGCGGGGGCGCGGTCACCATGGCGGCGATCCGGCCGTCGTTCGCACTGTGCGCCGCCGTCGCGCTGGCCGGCCTCGGCATCGCGGTCACCGGTGTCCTGCGCGCCAGGACCACCGCCGCGACGCCGGTGCCGGAGCCCGTACGGGAGGTCGTCGAGGCCGTCTGA
- a CDS encoding AMIN-like domain-containing (lipo)protein — MRRLAVAAALVPLAFAAACGGTPGSPPAATATVAPTPQTPNPSAEPTTGPTAEPTAAPTVSASTIPAPASPTTTVPAPSSTGPGAPTSTEQVKVTRTPERPPLVTGIRTAAHADKGFDRVVVDLRGARTGYTVGYVRQVVQDGSGDVVPMKGDAFLQITLTPAQAHSESGKPTLGRTPVLNAELVNVRGVLPVGDFEGVVTVAIGLRHRAGFRVFEQRDPARLVVDIAHRRA; from the coding sequence ATGAGAAGGCTCGCCGTCGCCGCCGCACTCGTCCCCCTGGCGTTCGCCGCCGCGTGCGGCGGGACCCCCGGGTCGCCGCCTGCCGCCACCGCGACGGTCGCGCCGACCCCGCAGACGCCGAACCCCAGCGCCGAACCCACCACCGGACCGACCGCCGAGCCCACCGCCGCACCCACGGTGTCCGCGAGCACCATCCCCGCGCCGGCGTCCCCCACCACGACCGTCCCCGCGCCGTCGTCCACCGGCCCCGGTGCGCCGACCTCCACCGAACAGGTCAAGGTGACCCGCACGCCGGAACGTCCGCCGCTGGTCACCGGCATCCGTACCGCCGCGCACGCCGACAAGGGCTTCGACCGGGTGGTCGTCGACCTGCGCGGAGCGCGCACCGGGTACACCGTGGGGTATGTGCGGCAGGTCGTCCAGGACGGCTCAGGCGACGTCGTCCCCATGAAGGGTGACGCGTTCCTGCAGATCACGCTCACCCCCGCGCAGGCGCACAGCGAGAGCGGCAAGCCGACACTCGGCCGCACGCCGGTGCTGAACGCCGAGCTCGTCAACGTGCGCGGCGTCCTGCCGGTCGGGGACTTCGAAGGGGTCGTCACCGTCGCGATCGGGCTGCGGCACCGCGCCGGGTTCCGGGTCTTCGAGCAGCGGGACCCCGCGCGGCTGGTCGTGGACATCGCGCACCGGCGTGCCTGA
- a CDS encoding adenosine deaminase: MTQQPTFDEIRRAPKVLLHDHLDGGLRPQTIIDLARESGYDRLPATEAGALGDWFREAADSGSLERYLETFAHTVGVMQTREALVRVAAECAQDLADDGVVYAEVRYAPELHTSGGLSLDQVVQAVLDGFREGSDGRGIRVNSLLTAMRHQARSMEIAELAVRYRDVGVAGFDIAGAEAGYPPTRHLDAFEYLQRENSHFTIHAGEGFGLPSIWQAIQWCGADRLGHGVRIIDDIQVASDGTAKLGRLAAYVRDKRIPLEMCPTSNLQTGAASSLADHPIGLLRRLYFRVTVNTDNRLMSGTSVSKEFAGLVDAFGYGWDDLQWFTVNAMKSAFLPFDERLAIINGVIKPGFAQLKWQA, encoded by the coding sequence ATGACACAGCAGCCCACCTTCGACGAGATCCGCCGAGCCCCCAAAGTACTTCTGCACGACCATCTCGACGGTGGCCTGCGACCCCAGACGATCATCGACCTGGCCCGTGAGAGCGGGTACGACAGACTGCCGGCCACCGAGGCCGGCGCGCTCGGCGACTGGTTCCGCGAGGCGGCGGACTCCGGTTCGCTGGAGCGGTACCTGGAGACGTTCGCGCACACCGTCGGCGTCATGCAGACCCGTGAGGCACTGGTGCGTGTCGCGGCCGAGTGCGCGCAGGACCTCGCCGACGACGGCGTCGTGTACGCCGAGGTGCGGTACGCGCCTGAGCTGCACACCTCCGGCGGCCTCAGCCTCGACCAGGTGGTGCAGGCCGTGCTCGACGGCTTCCGCGAAGGGTCGGACGGCCGGGGGATCCGGGTGAACAGCCTGCTCACCGCGATGCGCCACCAGGCGCGCTCCATGGAGATCGCCGAGCTTGCCGTCCGGTACCGCGACGTCGGCGTCGCCGGGTTCGACATCGCCGGCGCGGAGGCCGGGTACCCGCCGACCCGCCACCTCGACGCCTTCGAGTACCTCCAGCGGGAGAACTCCCACTTCACCATCCACGCGGGGGAGGGCTTCGGGCTGCCGTCCATCTGGCAGGCCATCCAGTGGTGCGGCGCCGACCGGCTCGGCCACGGCGTGCGCATCATCGACGACATCCAGGTCGCCTCGGACGGCACCGCCAAGCTCGGACGGCTCGCGGCGTACGTACGGGACAAGCGGATCCCGCTGGAGATGTGCCCCACGTCCAACCTGCAGACCGGCGCGGCGTCGTCCCTCGCCGACCACCCCATCGGGCTGCTGCGGCGGCTGTACTTCCGGGTGACCGTCAACACCGACAACCGCCTGATGAGCGGCACCAGCGTGTCCAAGGAGTTCGCCGGTCTCGTCGACGCGTTCGGGTACGGATGGGATGACCTACAGTGGTTCACGGTGAACGCCATGAAGTCGGCGTTCCTCCCGTTCGACGAGCGACTCGCCATCATCAACGGCGTCATCAAGCCCGGTTTCGCGCAGCTCAAGTGGCAGGCTTGA